One Ananas comosus cultivar F153 linkage group 1, ASM154086v1, whole genome shotgun sequence DNA window includes the following coding sequences:
- the LOC109719119 gene encoding uncharacterized protein LOC109719119 has protein sequence MPRDTDWGPIIVAVILFILLSPGLLFQLPARTRVVEFGNMATSGISILVHSILFFCILTILVVAIGIHIHAA, from the coding sequence ATGCCTAGAGATACTGATTGGGGTCCGATAATCGTTGCAGTGATCCTCTTCATCCTTCTATCGCCGGGGCTTCTGTTTCAGCTTCCCGCGAGGACGAGGGTGGTGGAGTTTGGGAACATGGCAACTAGTGGGATCTCAATTCTAGTTCATAGCATATTGTTCTTCTGTATACTCACCATTTTAGTTGTTGCAATAGGTATTCATATTCATGCTGCTTGA
- the LOC109719109 gene encoding uncharacterized protein LOC109719109: MRGEDQQSRLIYELCALLLTILRPPSHPPATRTGRRAVAPARVTPAGFASLLLGASLALMLCGSVTFVIGFILMPWVIGLVMVFYFVGVVSSLSGLGRAILCPDSPSSPKEISGPLFSKLPTI; this comes from the exons ATGCGAGGCGAGGACCAGCAATCGCGGCTCATCTACGAGCTATGCGCCCTCCTCCTCACCATCCTCCGCCCCCCCTCCCATCCTCCGGCGACGAGGACGGGGCGGCGTGCGGTGGCGCCGGCGAGGGTGACGCCCGCGGGGTTCGCGTCGCTGCTGCTCGGGGCCTCGCTGGCGCTGATGCTGTGCGGGTCGGTGACGTTCGTGATCGGGTTCATCCTCATGCCGTGGGTGATCGGGCTCGTCATGGTATTCTACTTCGTCGGCGTCGTCTCGAGCCTCTCCGGATTGGGGAGGGCGATCCTTTGCCCTGATTCCCCCTCCTCCCCGAAGGAGATCTCAG GTCCTCTCTTTTCCAAACTTCCAACTATTTAG
- the LOC109719128 gene encoding uncharacterized protein LOC109719128, which produces MSDWGPVFVAVILFVLLSPGLLFQIPGKGRVVEFGTLQTSGLSIIIHSIIFFALVAIFLLAVGVHMYIGS; this is translated from the coding sequence atgtCGGATTGGGGGCCTGTGTTTGTGGCGGTGATCTTGTTCGTGCTCTTATCGCCGGGGCTTTTGTTCCAGATCCCGGGGAAGGGCCGCGTGGTGGAGTTTGGGACGCTGCAGACGAGCGGGCTCTCCATAATCATACactccatcatcttcttcgccCTCGTCGCCATCTTCCTCCTCGCCGTTGGCGTCCACATGTACATCGGATCTTAA